From one Pararge aegeria chromosome 21, ilParAegt1.1, whole genome shotgun sequence genomic stretch:
- the LOC120633072 gene encoding allergen Tha p 1-like has product MKTIIFLFALVAVCLARPDKYTDKYDNIDLDEIMDNRRLLLPYIKCLLDQGKCSPEAKELKLHIKDALETNCEHCTKAQKAGTKKVIAHLINKENDYWVQLCAKYDPESKYVAMYEKELKEVAA; this is encoded by the exons ATGAAGACCATCATTTTCTTATTCGCCTTAGTGGCCGTATGCTTGGCCAGGCCAGACAAGTACACAGACAAGTATGACAATATCGATTTGGACGAGATTATGGACAACCGTCGTCTGCTCCTGCCATACATCAAATGCTTGTTAGACCAAGGCAAATGTTCTCCCGAGGCAAAGGAACTGAAAT TGCACATCAAAGATGCTCTTGAAACCAACTGCGAGCACTGCACAAAAGCGCAGAAAGCTGGTACGAAGAAGGTGATCGCCCATCTCATCAATAAGGAGAACGATTACTGGGTTCAGCTCTGCGCTAAATACGATCCTGAAAGCAAATACGTCGCGATGTACGAGAAAGAACTTAAAGAAGTAGCGGCTTAG